In one window of Tachypleus tridentatus isolate NWPU-2018 chromosome 2, ASM421037v1, whole genome shotgun sequence DNA:
- the LOC143245384 gene encoding LOW QUALITY PROTEIN: nucleolar protein 14-like (The sequence of the model RefSeq protein was modified relative to this genomic sequence to represent the inferred CDS: inserted 1 base in 1 codon; deleted 3 bases in 2 codons), with protein MGRLKKSKGKMRLHLSEKMQKKLKSSERKVNINPFEIQINRQKHHVLGQKLKTDRGLPGVSRSRALEKRKKTLLKEYKLKNKANVFKDRRIGEYNVELKEDEKAIARLVHEKKRLSKTDIYNLNEEGELTHLGQSIADIEKYDDPRSDSEEEGAKLGADFVKEVHFGGFLTKKDENAVDSSGKSRKEIIEEMIAQSKQKKHERQKERETTLELTEKLDSDFKTFQALLGDVKRKEKEETSENNDYDLMVKELKFEARGMVSDRLKTQEELAKEEREKLDKLEADRKRRMKGIVEKLASQXKHVSADDLDDGLYLGRDDVHSSSEQMKEKENCDYAIDDEQLPTEDEGHEVDTDEASECGDDKDSYSDLQSEDEEKDVVSLTMEVVKWDLKSDFKKRKLIMEKARKELPYIFSVPQTYEEFTELLIDRNSAETGVIVERIIKSNHPELVADNHTKLEVFFRILLQYLNDLCVSGDSSLNEIDILVPQLYNLSQLSPVATAQSVLDVILEKQENFDREFKRRGNGYVNYPGLDSLIFLKLASILYPTSDFRHPVVTVASLFMSQLLTSCIVTRYSDIYSGLFLCSLFLEYVSYAKRFVPEAVNFLQGILFLGSVEDGQFCSVFPPFKPCRNYVKLSVIKPHRMSERPSLTVSQIRAQVPATEDDHVSILWCAVHLLNQFSSLYRSLPSYSEIFSPAILLCKKLPVEMFPDMFIEDLQKLELCQNDAVKAPLVQEHKKPKPLKLFEPRVEEVFDGRKQRGGGKDKQQRDKLLHKYKRELKGAIREVRRDNQFLAREWLNEKLERDAERKKKVQELYQSLAQQEGDFKALKRKKK; from the exons ATGGGTAGGCTTAAGAAAAGTAAAGGAAAAATGAGACTTCATTTATCAGAAAAAATGCAGAAAAAATTGAAGTCCTCTGAaagaaaagttaatataaatCCATTTGAAATTCAGATTAATCGACAAAAGCATCATGTTCTTGGACAAAAGTTAAAGACGGACAGGGGGCTTCCTGGAGTTTCTAGGAGTAGAGCACTCGAGAAGCGAAAAAAGACATTGCTTAAAGAATACAAGTTGAAAAATAAAGCTAACGTTTTTAAAGACAGGCGAATCGGTGAATATAATGTTGAACTTAAGGAGGATGAAAAAGCTATAGCTAGGCTTGTTCACGAGAAAAAGAGGCTGAGTAAAACTGACATTTACAATCTAAACGAAGAAGGAGAGCTTACCCACTTGGGACAGTCCATTGCAGATATTGAAAAATATGATGATCCGAGAAGTGATTCTGAAGAGGAAGGAGCTAAGCTTGGAGCAGATTTTGTTAAGGAAGTACACTTTGGGGGATTCTTGACAAAAAAAGATGAAAATGCTGTAGATTCAAGTGGGAAATCTCGAAAAGAAATCATAGAAGAAATGATAGCTCAGAGCAAACAGAAAAAACATGAACGCCAAAAGGAACGTGAAACGACTTTAGAACTAACTGAGAAATTAGACAGTGATTTTAAAACGTTCCAGGCTTTGCTTGGAGatgtgaaaagaaaagaaaaagaagagaCAAGTGAAAATAATGATTATGATTTAATGGTAAAAGAGTTAAAATTTGAGGCGAGAGGCATGGTATCAGATCGGTTGAAGACACAGGAAGAACTTGCTAAAGAAGAAAGGGAAAAATTAGATAAACTAGAAGCTGATAGGAAAAGAAGAATGAAAGGAATAGTTGAAAAACTGGCGTCTC GTAAACATGTGTCAGCTGATGATTTGGATGATGGATTGTATCTAGGTAGAGATGATGTCCATAGTTCAAGTGAGCAGATGAAGGAGAAAGAAAATTGTGACTATGCTATAGATGATGAGCAGTTACCCACTGAAGATGAGGGCCATGAAGTTGATACAGATGAAGCTTCAGAATGTGGTGATGATAAAGACAGTTATTCAGATCTTCAGTCGGAGGATGAAGAGAAAGATGTTGTTTCTCTGACCATGGAAGTTGTAAAATGG GATCTTAAATCAGATTTCAAAAAAAGGAAACTTATAATGGAAAAGGCTAGAAAAGAACTACCTTACATATTTTCTGTTCCTCAAACATATGAAGAATTTACGGAACTGTTGATTGATAGGAATTCTGCTGAAACAGGAGTTATCGTTGAACGAATCATTAAGTCTAACCATCCTGAACTAGTAGCTGATAACCATACAAAGTTAGaagttttttttagaatattgcTACAATATCTAAATGATCTTTGTGTAAGTGGTGATTCCAGCTTAAATGAAATAGATATTTTAGTACCTCAACTTTATAATTTATCCCAGTTGTCTCCTGTAGCAACAGCTCAAAGTGTATTAGATGTTATTCTTGAAAAGCAAGAGAATTTTGATAGAGAGTTCAAGAGAAGAGGAAATGGATATGTTAATTACCCTGGCTTGGACAGCTTGATATTTCTCAAACTTGCAAGTATACTTTACCCAACATCAGATTTTCGACATCCAGTTGTGACAGTTGCATCACTCTTTATGAGCCAGCTGCTTACTTCTTGTATCGTCACCAGGTACAGTGATATTTATAGTGGACTTTTCTTATGTAGCCTATTTTTAGAGTATGTATCGTATGCCAAACGCTTTGTTCCAGAGGCTGTTAACTTCTTACAAGGAATTTTATTTCTTGGTAGCGTTGAAGATGGTCAGTTCTGTAGTGTTTTTCCTCCTTTTAAACCATGCAGAAACTACGTCAAGTTGTCCGTAATTAAACCTCAC AGAATGTCAGAGAGGCCAAGTTTGACAGTCTCTCAAATTAGAGCTCAAGTTCCTGCTACTGAAGATGATCATGTTTCCATATTATGGTGTGCCGTTCATCTTTTGAATCAGTTTTCATCTTTGTACAGAAGTTTACCATCATACTCGGAAATATTTTCACCAGCGATCTTGCTGTGTAAAAAATTGCCTGTTGAAATGTTTCCTGACATGTTTATTGAGGACTTACAGAAGTTAGAACTGTGTCAAAATGATGCGGTAAAAGCTCCTCTGGTACAAGAACATAAGAAACCTAAGCCTCTGAAGTTGTTTGAGCCAAGAGTTGAAGAAGTGTTTGATGGTCGAAAACAACGTGGCGGGGGAAAGGATAAACAGCAGCGAGACAAGTTGTTACATAAATACAAGAGAGAACTGAAGGGGGCAATCAGAGAGGTTCGTCGAGATAATCAATTCCTAGCCCGGGAATGGCTAAATGAGAAGTTGGAAAGGGAtgcagaaagaaaaaagaaagtacaaGAACTTTACCAAAGCTTAGCTCAGCAAGAGGGAGATTTCAAGgcattgaaaagaaagaaaaaataa